In one Tripterygium wilfordii isolate XIE 37 chromosome 22, ASM1340144v1, whole genome shotgun sequence genomic region, the following are encoded:
- the LOC119990842 gene encoding N-acylphosphatidylethanolamine synthase, with protein MGRTLEWAGRAKHMGGIPRKMVLMAVGACAKAVVNLLNTSSVHNSDTLIRLVRSRPPGVPLITVSNHMSTLDDPLMWGFKGFPITDPDLGRWVLAAEDICFKNAVYSYFFRLGKCIPITRGGGIYQEHMNEALDRLSEGAWLHTFPEGKVSQEDAPIRQLKWGTASLIVRSPITPIVLPIVHQGFEKVMPENFFLGRRPPFPLWKKNINIIVGEPIELDLSKMKEVAISTSRKLSFPTMGWPSTNPHRLDEAAQRCLYAAISDRIRTVMERLRCFARSF; from the exons ATGGGGCGCACATTGGAATGGGCGGGCCGGGCGAAACACATGGGAGGAATCCCTCGAAAGATGGTTTTAATGGCGGTGGGTGCCTGCGCCAAAGCTGTGGTTAATCTGCTGAATACAAGCTCCGTCCACAACTCCGACACACTAATTCGTCTCGTGCGGTCCAGACCCCCTGGTGTGCCTCTCATCACGGTCAGCAATCACATGTCCACCTTGGACGATCCACTCATGTGGGGGTTCAAGGGTTTCCCAATCACGGATCCTGATCTGGGTCGATGGGTGCTTGCTGCTGAAGACATTTGTTTCAAGAATGCTGTATATTCTTACTTCTTCAGGCTCG GGAAATGCATACCTATTACGCGAGGTGGTGGAATTTATCAAGAACACATGAATGAGGCTCTTGACCGCTTAAGTGAAGGAGCATGG CTACATACATTTCCCGAAGGAAAAGTAAGTCAAGAAGACGCACCTAttagacaattaaaatgggGAACTGCTAGTCTTATTGTTCGTTCACCAATAACCCCGATAGTTTTGCCAATTGTTCATCAAGGTTTTGAAAAG GTGATGCCTGAAAACTTTTTCCTGGGCAGAAGACCACCTTTTCCGTTGTGGAAAAAGAACATCAACATAATCGTTGGGGAGCCAATAGAATTGGACCTTTCCAAAATGAAAGAGGTGGCAATATCTACGTCTCGTAAATTATCATTTCCTACTATGGGATGGCCCAGCACTAACCCTCATAGACTGGATGAAGCAGCACAGAGAT